The genomic interval ATTGCTAATCCGAATTGCTCCACGATACAGATGGTTGCGGCGCTGAAACCGATACAGAAAGCTTTTGGTTTGACACGTGTCATCGTATCAACGTACCAGGCGGTATCAGGGGCAGGCAATGAAGCATGTAATGAACTTGAGGAACAGACAAAACAATATATGAATGGGGAAGAATTGACCTCGGAACTGTTGCCGGTTAAAGGAGATTCAAAGCACCTTCCGATTGCGTTCAACGCCCTGCCCCAGATTGACGTCTTTCAGGATAATGGTTACACGTTTGAAGAAATGAAAATGATCAATGAATCCAAAAAAATTCTACATGACGAAAAACTTCAGGTAGCAGCTACTTGTGTTAGATTGCCTCTTTTCACGTCCCATGCAGAAAGTGTGTATGCTGAAGTTGGGCAGAATAATCTTAAAGTAGCAGATATATGGAAAGTTCTCGATGGAGCTGATGGTGTCACTTTGGAAGATGATCCTGAAACACAGACGTATCCGACACCGCTAAGTGCCACGGATAAAGAAGATGTTTTTGCAGGTCGTGTTCGTAAAGACTTGGATAATGACAATGGTTTTCATTTCTGGGTAGTGTCTGATAACCTAATCAAAGGTGCTGCATTGAACACCATCCAAATTGCTGAACGATTAATTCATCATAAATGGCTTTAAAAGATTGAGGTGGAATAATGCAGATAATGGTTCAAAAATTCGGGGTACGTCTGTACAATCCGAAGAAACTCGAAATCATGTCATTCAGCATATAAAAAATTCTTTGATGAACAATTATAAACTAGTCGTCGTTGTATCTGCATTAGGGAGGAAACCAGCTCCATATGCAACGGATACATTGCTGGAGCTGGTTGACTTTCCAAAGAATTACAATTCCAATCGCGAATTGGATTTACTCATGTCCTGTGGTGAGACAATTGCGTCAGTTGTACTTTCAAATGAGCTGCAGAAGCATCATATCAATGCCGGGGCGCTGACAGGAGCGCAAGCCGGATTTATAACAAATGACGATTTCACAGAGGCTAAAATTAAGGAAGTGAAACCGGATCATTTGCTTGAAGCATTTAAACAACATGATGTTATTGTTGTAGCGGGTTTTCAAGGCCGTACAGAGCGTGGAGACATAACAACTATCGGTCGTGGCGGTAGTGACACAACCGCTGCTGCTGTTGGTGCGGCATTGAATGCAGAAAGCGTTGAAATATTTACCGACGTAAATGGAGTAATGACAGCAGACCCAAATATGGTTTCTTCAGCCAGGCCATTGGATATTGTGACCTATACAGAAATATGCAACCTGGCATACCAGGGCGCCAAAGTAGTCCACCCAAGGGCTGTGGAGATTGCCATGCAGGCAAAAATCCCCATGCGTGTTCGATCCACTTATGTTGAGGATGAAGGCACGCTTATAACAGCTTCACGGGTGCAAGAGCTTGGTACAGATATTTCTGATCGCCTAATTACTGGCATTGCCCATATGTCTTCGATAACACAAATAAGAGTCCAGACGAAAGAAGAAACACACCGGCTCCAGTCAGATGTTTTTAAATCAATGGCTGAAGCAGGGATTTCCGTTGACTTTATTAATATTTCTCCGACTGGTGTTATATACACTGTTCCGGATGCACAAACAGAAAAAGCAGTGCATATTTTAAAGACACTGGGCTTTTATCCGGAAATTACGCAAAACTGTGCCAAGGTATCCGCCGTTGGAGCTGGAATGACCGGGGTGCCAGGTGTTGCATCACGAATCGTTCAATCACTTACCAGTGCAGGTGTCCAAATACTGCAATCTGCAGACAGCCACACGACTATTTGGGTGTTAATCCATGAACAAGATTTAAAAATGGCTGTTAATGCACTGCATGATGTTTTTGAACTTGATAATGTAAATAAAAAACCTGTTTAATTCCGTTTTTGGAATTCTTAAGGAAAGGTGTCATTTAATGGACTTTGGTAGGATTTTAACCGCGATGGTAACTCCATTTGATGAGCATGGTCAAATTGACTTGGATAAAACAGATCAATTGATTGAACATTTGCTTGACAACGGAAGTGACGGACTCGTTGCAGGCGGAACAACCGGTGAATCACCTACACTTACCAAGCAAGAAAAAATAACCCTTTTTAGGCACATCGTTAAAACGGTGAATAATCGTGTACCAGTCATTGCTGGAACGGGAAGTAATGATACAGCTGCTTCCATAGCTTTGACAAAAGAAGTTGAAACACTAGGTGTCGATGGAATCATGCTTGTTGCGCCATATTATAATAAACCCAATCCTGAAGGGCTTTACCAGCATTTTGCAGCAATTGCACGTGAAACCACCTTACCGGTTATGCTGTATAACATCCCGGGGCGTTCCGTTGTGAAGATGGATGCTGATACGATTATTCGTTTAAGTGAAATGGAGAATATCGTTTCGGTAAAAGAGGCTAGTGGTGACCTTGATCAGGTGTCTAAGATTATTGAGCATACAGCTGATGATTTCAGTGTTTATTCCGGTGAGGACAGTATATCGCTGCCAATGATGTCTGTTGGTGCCGATGGCGTTGTTTCGGTTGCATCACATATTGCCGGAAATGAAATGCAGGATATGGTTCATGCTTATCAACTAGGGGAAACGGTAAGGGCTGCATCAATTCATCGTAAGTTGGTACCAATTATGAACGGCCTGTTTGCCCAACCTTCACCAGCACCGGTTAAAACGGCATTGAACATGAAAGGGATTGATGTCGGAAATGTCCGCCTTCCGCTTGTGTCACTCACCGATTCAGAAAAAGATACGTTAAAAAATTTGCTTAAAAATATCGGCATTTAAATGCCGATATTTTTCGTTTGTCTGCATGGTTCTTTTCTTCTTTGTTCATACTAATTTTAGTGGGATGAGCATGTAAAAAGGAGTGACCATAAATGGAAAAAGAACCAGAAAAGAAAGGTGATCAGAACCAGGGTGATCAGGCGAATAATTCGTCATTAGTACAAAAGATACAGCAGTTGGGCCAATCCAATGTCCCGCAAGCACCTGATTCCAATATTCATGTACTGTCAATTATTGGGCAGATTGAGGGACATGTACAGCTACCCGCACAAAATAAGACGACAAAATATGAACACATGTTACCGCAGCTTATCGCTATCGAGCAAAATCCTAAAATAGAGGGGTTAATTGTTTTGCTTAATACAGTCGGTGGTGATGTGGAAGCAGGTCTAGCCCTGTCAGAAATGATTGCATCCATATCAAAACCAACTGCTTCCATTGTTTTAGGTGGCGGCCATTCCATAGGTGTACCAATCGCTACTGCTGCAGATTATTCGTTTATCACGCCAACAGCGACGATGACTATTCATCCTATCCGATTAAATGGGCTGGTCATCGGTGTACCGCAGACATTTGAATATATGGATAAGATGCAGGACAGGGTAGTTGACTTTGTAACCCAGCATTCTAATATTAAGGAAGAGAAATTTAAGGAACTCATGTTTGCAAGAGGGAACCTGACTAGGGATATAGGAACGAATGTCGTCGGTGATGATGCCGTCGAATATGGATTGATTGATGGTATCGGTGGTGTAACAGAAGCCATGCAAAAACTGAATGAAATGATTGATGAGAATAAAGGGCCAGAAGAGCAGGTGATTCAATGATTTTATATACGCCTCTTTCGGAAACAGACATTTTTCCTGTTTCCGAACAAGAGCTTAATAAGCGACACTGTGTATCGCACAAAGGTAAGCAATTATTTGTTGAGGAATTAGAAGATGGACAATACCAATTATTGCAGCTAATTTCGACGGATCCAAATGATTTTATGAATGGTGACTACACCCCTGGAACTATTTTAAAGTAAACCATACGTCAAATGGTGATAATTGTGTTATAATGGAACTAATTGTCAACGAGACCCCTTGTCTGCTAGATGGCAAGGGGGTTTAATGCTTTTCATTTCTAAGAATTTGTTTACTAAATATATGGGTGCCGCTTACTTATAAATACTTAGCCTTGTTGTGTTACTGCAGGCAGATTGACACATTACTGTTGGTTCTCGTGTTAGTGAGGTGATTATGTTGGCAAAGAAAAAAAGAAAAAATAAGAAGAACCAATTAACGAAACAAGTAAAATCTGAATTGCTCGGACTGCTTTTTTTATTTATAGCTATTTTTGGAAGCGGGGCCAGTGCTATAAGTGATGGCGCGATTCCCGGTGGTCTAGAGTATATTTTTCGGTTTTTTCTAGGAATCTGGTATTTTATTGCATCTGTTTTTCTGCTGCTAACAGGAATAATATTGATGATCAAGCGACGTTTGCCGATATTTCACAGTAAAAAAATGATAGGTTTTTATATCATCTTTGGTGGTTTATTACTCTTTACTCACATAGAAACATATGAAAGTCTGCTTGCCATACCGGCTAACCAGTCAGTAATCAACGCTACATGGGACAGTATTATTACTTTCGTTAATGGTGATGGTGATGCTGCTCAAACTGGGGGCGGAATGATTGGTGCTATGTTGCTCGTATTTAGTTACTATTTATTCTCTGCTGCTGGTGCGAAAATCGTTTCTATTTTTTCCATTTTAATTGGTATTATTTTTATGACAGACTTTTCGTTGGGAGACTTCTTTGCGAAAGTTGCAAAACGAATAGCGGCTATGATGCGTTCAATGAAGGAGCGGCTACTGGAATTCAAGGTTTCCAGAAAAGAGAATGATAGTGACATTGGTGATGTTCCAGATATAGAACTTGCAAATAATCATGAGCAAGATGAGCCTTTAATTCAAGACTTTACGGATGTAGCGTATTCGTTTGATCCACCGCCACCAGAAAAAAATACGAAGCCCGCAACTGAAATGCCAGAGGCGGACCATAGTCATAGAGCGGAGACGGGATTAGATGGCACACATGAGGATCACGAGGAACATGAGGTGTATGAGGATAGTCCGCTACCAATGACTGAAACGGAAAACCATGAATATGAGCTGCCTTCTTCCAATCTATTAGCGGAACCAACACAAAGTTCCCAGCAACAGGAGAAGTCACAAATTCAGGCTACTGTACGGAAATTGGAGCGGACTTTTCAAAGTTTTGGGGTGAAAGCAAGGGTAACCAAAGTGCATGTCGGTCCCGCTGTAACGAAATATGAAGTTTCCCCTGAAGCAGGTGTTAAGGTTAGTAAGATAGTTAATTTACATGATGATCTTGCCTTAGCTTTAGCTGCCAAAGATATCCGGATTGAAGCACCGATACCGGGTAAATCTGCAGTTGGTATTGAGGTGCCGAACGAGGAAATTGCCATGGTTTCACTTAGAGAAGTTCTCGACAGCTCACCCGCTAAACAATCTGCCAAACTATTATTTGCACTTGGCCGCGATATATCTGGTGATGCGGTCGTCTCTGAATTAAGTAAAATGCCGCACATGCTTATAGCCGGCGCGACAGGAAGCGGGAAAAGTGTCTGTGTAAATGGAATCATTACGACTATCTTAATGCGCGCTAAACCACATGAAGTTAAAATGATGATGATTGACCCTAAAAAGGTAGAGCTGAATGTCTATAATGGAATACCACATTTATTGACGCCCGTTGTTACTGACCCTAAAAAAGCATCTAGAGCATTGAAGAAAATTGTTGATGAGATGGAACGGCGCTATGAATTATTTTCGGATACTAGCACACGTAATATAGAAGGATATAATGAATATATCCGCAAGTATAACCAAACAGTTCCGGAAGAGGAGCAGCAGCCAAATCTGCCATATATTGTTGTGTTGGTGGACGAGCTTGCCGACTTGATGATGGTCGCCTCCAACGATGTGGAAGATGCGATTACAAGACTTGCACAAATGGCAAGAGCTGCCGGTATTCACTTAATCTTGGCAACACAGCGCCCTTCTGTTGATGTCATCACTGGTGTCATTAAAGCAAATATTCCTTCCCGGATTGCATTTAGCGTATCATCTGCAACGGATTCACGGACCATCCTTGATGCAGGTGGGGCTGAAAAGCTGTTGGGACGTGGAGATATGTTGTTCATGCCCGTTGGTTCCTCTAAACCGATGAGGGTACAGGGAGCGTTTTTATCTGACGAAGAAGTGGAGCGTATTGTCGATCATTGTATTGATCAGCAGAAAGCATCTTACCAGGAAGAGATGATTCCGGAAGAAACAAGTGAAGCGGCTTCAGATGTCGATGATGAATTATATGATGAAGCAGTCCAACTTATTACTGAAATGCAAAGTGCCAGTGTATCGATGCTGCAGCGGCGGTTCCGGATTGGTTACAACCGTGCTGCACGGCTTATTGACGCCATGGAAGAGCGAGGGGTCGTTGGTCCATATGAAGGAAGTAAGCCACGTACTGTACTCGTCTCACATATGAATGAGGAAAAGACATCATAAGACTTTGTGCTGAAGGGCGGTACTACTGATATAAGGAGTAACCGCCCGCCTTTCTACTCTAGGGTCTTAATTTTTAAAACTTGAGAAACTTCTCCCGTAGCTATTTATTTATCTTGGAGAAAATGTTATATTTATGTCGAATTTAACAGTTATATGTCAGACATCAGATTTCTAACAGTAGCTCATTCATAGTTTAGGAAGGAGACAATATGTCGCTAAAAATAGATTCGCGTCAATTATATTTGCAAGTTATCGATCAACTTAAGCAAGATATTGAAAGCGGTAAATACAAACCGAAACAAAAGCTTCCATCTGAATTCCAGTTGTCCAAGGAACTTGGTGTCTCCCGTGCGACGTTGCGTGAAGCATTACGTATACTTGAGGAAGAGAATATCGTGACGCGTAAACATGGGGTAGGGACGTTTGTTAATCCCAAACCAATTTTTTCATCAGGTATCGAACAGTTAAACAGTGTGACTTACATGATAAAAGAATCCGGGAAAACACCGGGATCACAGTTTTTAACGACTGAGTTTCTGGAGCCAACAGCTGACGAGAGGCAGAAGTTTGCACCGAGAGAACTGGAATCGATTGTGAAAATTGAACGTGTCCGGACAGCGGATAATGAGCCGGTTGTATTTTGTATTGACAAATTGCCTGAGGGACTTGTACCCGTAGATAGGGTGCATCAGACAGATTCACTATTCAAGTTGATGGAAGCGTATTCTGGAAACAGGATAGCATATGCGATAACATATATTGAACCTGTCAGTTACCATGACCGGATATATGAGATTCTTAAATGTGATCCTGAACAATCATTATTACTGCTTAAGCAAATGCATTATACAGCTGAAGATGAACCTGTACTATATTCGGTCAACTTCTTCCGTTCGGATATGTTCAGTTTTCATGTTTTAAGGAAACGCTAGGGACGTCGCGTTCTTAGCCTGCAAGGGCGCTTGCGCCTTTGTTCGTGGGTTGAAATAACCATGACGGACATTTCGATTTCAACTTGTAACTTTCCTTATTCCTATCCAGCAGTTAACATCTTTTCTTCCTAGCCGAACAAGTAACCCCGCAACAGGGAATTCTTCGCTCTGCGCCATATATTTAAGGAACGAGATAATGGGAAATTGAACTACCTGTGTTGCCCAGAACCAAACAACACAGGTTTTTGCTATAATATGATATAAATAAGTATACACTATAGCTATGTGCTGTATTCATTACATAAGTAAAGGAGGCTACCTTGATGACCGAAAAGCTGGAAACGGTTATTCCCGGGAACGGAGTCCATATACATCTCGTCCCGGGGAAAAAATTCAAGACTGTCAGCATCACCGCAAAATTTAGAGCACCTCTGTCAAGGGATACGATAACCAAACGGGCACTACTGCCATATGTTCTACAGCAGGGGACGCTTACCTATCCGGATAGGAGTGCTATGCAGGCTAAGCTTGATGAGTTGTATGGTGCTGTTTTATCGGTGGATAGCTCCAAAAAAGGCAACAACCACATCATTACCATTCGTCTGGAAACAGCTAATCAAAAATTTATCTCAGATGAAGCGTCTATCATGGACGAGGCGGTTAACTTATTGAAGGAAGTCATTTTTCATCCTATTAGTGAAAATGAAGCATTCCTTCCTTCTGTTGTAGATAGAGAAAAGTCTACACTGCAACAAAAAATGAACAGTATCGTTGACGATAAAATGCGTTATGCAAATATGCGCCTTATTGATAAAATGTGCAGCAATGAACGGTATGGTTTGCATGTTCAAGGCTATGAGGACGATTTAAAGTCCATAACAGCTGAAAATCTGTACGCTTATTACCAGTCTGTTTTGAAAACAGATCAGCTTGACATTTATGTTTCAGGTGATTTCGAAAGTGGCGTTATGGAAGAAAAAATAAAAAGTGAATTCGAACGTGATCGTGACTGGGATTCTAAAGAAGCTATGGCGGAACCAGATTCGGAAAAACAGTCGGGCGGACCGAATGAAATGATAGAAACGCAGGAAATCCAACAGGCAAAGCTGCATTTTGGATACCGGACACATATAACCTATGCTGACAGCGATTACGCTGCACTACATGTTTTTAACGGGTTGTTCGGCGGTTTCCCGAGTTCTAAGTTATTTATCAATGTTCGAGAAAAAAATAGTCTGGCGTATTATGCCGCATCAAAATTTGAAAGTCACAAAGGGCTCTTGTTTGTATTTAGCGGAATCGCCCCTGAAGATTATGGACAGGCACGTGAAATCATTGAGAAACAATTGGAGGCAATGAAAAACGGCGATTTCACTGAAGAAGAAATGACCAACACAAAAGCATTAATCATTAATCAGTTGCTGGAGACGATGGACGATTCCAGGGGCCTGATAGAGCTTTTATATCAACAAGTTGTAGCAGATACAGAATTGTCGCCACTTGACCTGGTGGAGGGTATCAAAAATGTCAGTAAAGAAGATGTCGTCAATGCAGCAAACAAATGCGATCTTGACACCATTTATTTGCTGACGAGTAAAGGAGGCGCTTCTAGTGAATAAATTCTCCTATGATACGATTAAAGAAGTTCTTTATAAGGAGCAGCTTACGAATGGCCTAACCGTTTACCTGCTACCAAAACCCGAAATGGCAAAAACATACGGTATCTTTGCAACCAATTATGGTTCGATTGACCAAACGTTTGTCCCAATCAATGAGACGGAACAAGTAACCGTGCCGGAAGGAGTTGCTCACTTCCTTGAACATAAAATGTTTGAAAAAGAAGACCGCGATGTGTTTGCTGACTTTGGTAAACAAGGAGCCTCGGCAAATGCTTATACATCGTTTACCAAAACAGCCTATTTATTTGCTGCTACCAATCAAATTGACAAAAATGTCGAGACATTACTCGATTTTGTACAAGATCCTTACTTTTCAGATAAGTCAGTCGAGAAAGAAAAAGGAATTATTGCACAGGAAATTGAAATGTACAATGATCAGCCAGATTGGCAATCATTCATGGGGACACTCCGGAGTCTGTTTCACCATCATCCCGTGAAGGTTGACATTGCCGGAACGGTTGATTCCATCCGTACGATTAACAAGGATGATTTATACACTTGTTACCACACGTTTTATCACCCCAGCAATATGACGCTTTTTATTGCTGGGAACTTCGATGCCGAACATATGATGAAATTGATCAAGACCAACCAGCAAGATAAACATTTTGCTGAAATGGAAGAAGTGAAACGCGAATTTCCTGAAGAGCCTTCCACTGTAGCGCAGAAGGAAAATAAAATTGCCATGCCTGTTTCGGTCCCGAAGTGTACCATTGGCATTAAGGAATCGGCTACTGCTCTCAGAGGAGATGCTTTTCTGAAGAAAGACTTATTGCAAAATATGGTACTTGATTTTTACTTTTCCAAAGGCGGCCCTTTTTACCGGCAATTATACGAAGAGCAGCTAATTGACGAAAGCTTCCACTTTGAAACGAATTTGGAGAAAAATTTCGGGTACTCTTTGATTGGTGGGAATACCACTAATCCTGATCTGTTTGCTGATAAACTACGGAAGATGCTGACATCAACAAATCAAGCTACGTTTACTGCTGAAGAAGTTGAGCGCATGAAGAAAAAGAAAATTGGTCAGCTATTACGAGCAATGAATTCTTTGGAGTTCATTGCAAATAAATACATTCATTATGATACAGTCGGTATTGATTTATTTACCATTATTCCTACTATCCAATCATTGACAATGGAGGATTTGTCCAGGATTGGATTCAGGAAAATCGTTTAGCAGTATGTAAAATTGTCAATGAGTAGGGGATAAGGATTATATGGGGAGAAACGTATTAGTAATTGGTGCAAGCGGCGATATTGGTACCGCCATATATAAACAGCTTGTCACTGAAGGTGATCAGCTGATTTTGCATTACCATCAGAATAAGAAGGCGTTAGAAGGAAATAAATCAGATTTGCACCAAGAGTCAATTCTAATGGAGATACAGGCAGATCTTAGTACTTCAGGTGGGCTGAATCATTTGTTAAAACAGCTTACACTTCCTATAGATGCGCTCATATTCGCAAGTGGGAAAGCACATTTTGGGCTTTTTCAGGATACAGAAGAAACCATCATGGACAACATGCTGGCATTGCATGTGAAAGCGCCATGGCTTATATCCAGACACGTGCTTCCTCAAATGATTGCACGGAAAAAAGGGAAAATCATTATGGTTACATCCATCTGGGGGGAAGTAGGCGCCAGCAATGAAGTCGTGTATTCATCGGTTAAGGGCGCGCAAAACAGTTTCGTCAAAGCACTTGCGAAAGAAGTTGCACCGTCCGGAATTTCCGTGAATGCCGTGAGCCCGGGATTTATTGAAACAAAAATGAACGAACATTTGCTGGCGGATGAAAAAGATATGATTATACAGGACATTCCTGCAAGTCGAGCTGGCACTGTGGATGATGTTGCACATACAGTTAGTTTTTTAATGAATGAAAAGTCCGGCTATATCAATGGAGAAATTATGCATGTAACAGGTGGGTGGCTATCCTAATCATAATGTATAATCAGGCCAAAACATCGAATACTAAGTGTGAAAAATTTAAGAAGGAGGCAGATTCACATGTCTGTTCTTGATAATTTTGACACATGGAAAGACTTTTTGGCCAGCAGACTTGAGCAAGCGCAATCACAAGGGATGGGACAGCAAACGATATCGAATATGGCGTATGAAGTTGGTGACTATTTAGCAAATAGTACCGATGCTAAGAATAACGAGCAAGCTGTTCTTCAGGAAATCTGGACTGCTGCATCTGATGATGAGCGTCATGCAATTGCCAATGCAATGGTCAAACTTGTACAGAATCAAGGAAACACAAAATAAGATAGTTGTACGATAAAGAAGCTGTCAACACGTACAGCTTCTTTATTTTTTCGATATAATCTCCTTTTCACAATGCCCAAAATACTTTATTATAGTATAATGGATATGATAATAAACAAAAGTATGTTTTTTGAGGGGCTAATAATGGAAAAAACAGAATGGTACCTTGAATATGAAATTCAATATAATCGACCTGGCTTATTAGGCGATATTTCCTCGCTTCTTGGGATGCTTTCCATCAATATCATTTCGATTAATGGTGTGGAAAATTCAAGACGTGGGATGCTGCTCTTATCCAGAACAGAAGAACAAATTATTCGATTGAAATCAATTATGGAGACAATGGATACAATACGAGTAACGAAACTGCGCAAACCGAAACTGCGCGACAAACTGGCTGTTCGTCATGGACGATATATTCAAAGTGATGTGGATGACCGGAAAACGTTTCGGTTTGTCCGAGATGAGCTTGGACTGTTGGTTGACTTTATGGCTGAGCTGTATAAAAAAGAGGGACATAAGTTAATTGGTATTCGTGGAATGCCGCGTGTTGGTAAAACGGAATCAGTTGTGGCAGCAAGTGTCTGTGCAAATAAGCGATGGCTATTCGTTTCGAGTACGCTACTAAAGCAAACCATCCGAAAAGAATTAATTAAGGGCGAGTACAGCACCGATAATCTTTACATTATTGACGGCATTGTATCTGCCAGGCAAGCCAACGAACAACATTGGGAACTGATTCGTGAAATTATGCAGCTGTCCGCCGTTAAAGTAATTGAGCATCCTGATATGTTTGTACAGCAGACCGAGTACAAATTGAGTGACTTTGACTATATCATCGAACTTCGCAGTAATGAAAATGAAGAGATTACATACGAACCAGTTGAAAATAACCAGTTCGGCCAGGGAGATGGTTTTTCAATGTTTGACTTTTAAGTGCAGGCGCAAGCTTTCACCATAAACGATTCAAGTTTTCTTAAAATGGATGGTGTTATTTATGGAAATCGGCGAAAGACTAAAGGAAGCAAGAGAAGCGAAAAACTTGTCGCTGGATAAGTTGCAGGATATGACAAAAATACAGAAAAGGTATCTGGATGCAATCGAACAGGGGAACTTTGGGATTTTGCCAGGGAAATTTTACGCACGGGCATTTATTAAAGAATATGCCTCAGCGGTTGGTCTTGATGCAAAAGAATTAATGGAAGAACATAAAGACGAAATACCGCAGACCGAAGAAGAAACGCCATCACAGTATACGTACATACATCGGTCGAGAAAGGATAACAGTCCTGCAAAAGGCACTTCTGTATTTTCATTAATACCAACAGTGATTGTTGTTCTATTAATTATTGGTATTATGGCTGTCGTATGGTTTTTTGCTCAGGATACGTCACCAGACACTGATAATAATAACGAACCAAAAGAACCACAGGAGGACAATGCAATTATCCGTGATTCCGGCGACAGTGAACAAGAAGACGGACAATATCCGGAAGAAAACGATACAGGCACTAAAGATGGCCCCGGTGATACATCTGATTCGGAACAACAGGATCAACAGGATGAACAAACCGATTCGTCATCTAATGAGGATATTGACAACGCCTCCCCTGAACTTGTTGTTGAAGAAAGAGGTTCAGGCAGTCCCCCGGAATCAACACTCACATTAAAGCATGCCAGTAACGATATAACCCTCAAGATTGAAACATCAGGTGAATCGTGGCTGGAAGTGGAAAACGGTAATGGTGAATCCTTGTTTTCAAATATGTTCGGGGAAGATGAGTCGCCTTTGGAATTGGATGTTTCGGACGAAGATCGTATCTGGATTAATGCAGGAAGTGCCCCAAATCTGGATGTTAGTATTGATGGCTTAGCATTAACATATCCAGTCGACCCTGAAAAAGAAGTGTTTCAGCACATTTGGATAAACCTGAATAAAGATGGCGATCAAACAGACTGATTGGTAAACGACCTGGCAGTTGCCGCCCCTACGTAACCATGATCTCGTTCCGTGAGCTTAATGGGGGGCTTGCTGCCAGTTACATGTGGGATGAACACAGGGAAGGGTCTTATCACGCAGGAGGTATGGGGTATGAATTTACCGAACAAATTGACATTATCACGTATTTTTTTAATTCCGATTTTTATTGTTTTACTTAGTGTACCGCTGGGTTGGGGAGAATGGATGATTGGTGAAAACGTGCTGCCTGTATCCCATCTGGCAGCAGCAGTATTATTTATTATTGCAGCGGCAACGGATTGGGTAGATGGTTATTATGCACGAAAGTATAATTTGGTTACGAATTTGGGGAAGTTTT from Lentibacillus cibarius carries:
- a CDS encoding DUF3243 domain-containing protein gives rise to the protein MSVLDNFDTWKDFLASRLEQAQSQGMGQQTISNMAYEVGDYLANSTDAKNNEQAVLQEIWTAASDDERHAIANAMVKLVQNQGNTK
- the ymfI gene encoding elongation factor P 5-aminopentanone reductase produces the protein MGRNVLVIGASGDIGTAIYKQLVTEGDQLILHYHQNKKALEGNKSDLHQESILMEIQADLSTSGGLNHLLKQLTLPIDALIFASGKAHFGLFQDTEETIMDNMLALHVKAPWLISRHVLPQMIARKKGKIIMVTSIWGEVGASNEVVYSSVKGAQNSFVKALAKEVAPSGISVNAVSPGFIETKMNEHLLADEKDMIIQDIPASRAGTVDDVAHTVSFLMNEKSGYINGEIMHVTGGWLS
- the yfmH gene encoding EF-P 5-aminopentanol modification-associated protein YfmH — translated: MNKFSYDTIKEVLYKEQLTNGLTVYLLPKPEMAKTYGIFATNYGSIDQTFVPINETEQVTVPEGVAHFLEHKMFEKEDRDVFADFGKQGASANAYTSFTKTAYLFAATNQIDKNVETLLDFVQDPYFSDKSVEKEKGIIAQEIEMYNDQPDWQSFMGTLRSLFHHHPVKVDIAGTVDSIRTINKDDLYTCYHTFYHPSNMTLFIAGNFDAEHMMKLIKTNQQDKHFAEMEEVKREFPEEPSTVAQKENKIAMPVSVPKCTIGIKESATALRGDAFLKKDLLQNMVLDFYFSKGGPFYRQLYEEQLIDESFHFETNLEKNFGYSLIGGNTTNPDLFADKLRKMLTSTNQATFTAEEVERMKKKKIGQLLRAMNSLEFIANKYIHYDTVGIDLFTIIPTIQSLTMEDLSRIGFRKIV
- the yfmF gene encoding EF-P 5-aminopentanol modification-associated protein YfmF, which produces MTEKLETVIPGNGVHIHLVPGKKFKTVSITAKFRAPLSRDTITKRALLPYVLQQGTLTYPDRSAMQAKLDELYGAVLSVDSSKKGNNHIITIRLETANQKFISDEASIMDEAVNLLKEVIFHPISENEAFLPSVVDREKSTLQQKMNSIVDDKMRYANMRLIDKMCSNERYGLHVQGYEDDLKSITAENLYAYYQSVLKTDQLDIYVSGDFESGVMEEKIKSEFERDRDWDSKEAMAEPDSEKQSGGPNEMIETQEIQQAKLHFGYRTHITYADSDYAALHVFNGLFGGFPSSKLFINVREKNSLAYYAASKFESHKGLLFVFSGIAPEDYGQAREIIEKQLEAMKNGDFTEEEMTNTKALIINQLLETMDDSRGLIELLYQQVVADTELSPLDLVEGIKNVSKEDVVNAANKCDLDTIYLLTSKGGASSE
- a CDS encoding helix-turn-helix domain-containing protein, translating into MEIGERLKEAREAKNLSLDKLQDMTKIQKRYLDAIEQGNFGILPGKFYARAFIKEYASAVGLDAKELMEEHKDEIPQTEEETPSQYTYIHRSRKDNSPAKGTSVFSLIPTVIVVLLIIGIMAVVWFFAQDTSPDTDNNNEPKEPQEDNAIIRDSGDSEQEDGQYPEENDTGTKDGPGDTSDSEQQDQQDEQTDSSSNEDIDNASPELVVEERGSGSPPESTLTLKHASNDITLKIETSGESWLEVENGNGESLFSNMFGEDESPLELDVSDEDRIWINAGSAPNLDVSIDGLALTYPVDPEKEVFQHIWINLNKDGDQTD
- a CDS encoding YmfK family protein, which translates into the protein MEKTEWYLEYEIQYNRPGLLGDISSLLGMLSINIISINGVENSRRGMLLLSRTEEQIIRLKSIMETMDTIRVTKLRKPKLRDKLAVRHGRYIQSDVDDRKTFRFVRDELGLLVDFMAELYKKEGHKLIGIRGMPRVGKTESVVAASVCANKRWLFVSSTLLKQTIRKELIKGEYSTDNLYIIDGIVSARQANEQHWELIREIMQLSAVKVIEHPDMFVQQTEYKLSDFDYIIELRSNENEEITYEPVENNQFGQGDGFSMFDF